Proteins from a single region of Streptomyces griseiscabiei:
- a CDS encoding amidohydrolase family protein, with protein sequence MTNCDVHQHLWTPSLVTALRARREPPFLDGWTLYLDGEAPFELPPADHDIALRTELAATDGLGRALVSLSSPIGVEWLPATEARPLLDAYHEGASALPEPFGAWAAACVRDVDAKAASEDLDGGFVGLQLPANALTDAAGYARCAPLLDLLEERDLPLFVHPGPAPGGAGGPGWWPAMVPYVQQMHSAWFAFRAFGRPRHPRLRVCFALLAGLAPLHGERFAARGGDDHVPADPGVFVETSSYGPTAVEAVVRALGVDAVVQGTDRPYAEPPQQPGFGLGGAAAYAFRIANPRRLLTGTES encoded by the coding sequence ATGACCAACTGCGACGTGCACCAGCATCTGTGGACCCCCTCGCTGGTGACGGCATTGCGTGCACGCCGCGAACCGCCGTTCCTGGACGGCTGGACGCTGTATCTGGACGGCGAGGCGCCGTTCGAGCTGCCGCCCGCCGATCACGACATCGCCCTCCGGACGGAACTCGCCGCCACCGACGGCCTGGGCCGGGCCCTCGTCTCGCTCTCCTCCCCGATCGGGGTGGAGTGGCTGCCCGCGACCGAGGCCCGCCCCCTGCTCGACGCCTACCACGAGGGGGCGTCCGCACTCCCCGAACCGTTCGGCGCCTGGGCCGCCGCCTGTGTCCGGGACGTGGACGCGAAGGCGGCCTCCGAAGACCTCGACGGAGGCTTCGTCGGCCTCCAGCTCCCCGCGAACGCCCTCACCGACGCGGCCGGTTACGCCCGCTGCGCGCCGCTCCTCGACCTCCTCGAAGAGCGCGACCTGCCGCTGTTCGTGCACCCCGGACCGGCACCCGGCGGCGCCGGGGGGCCCGGCTGGTGGCCCGCGATGGTCCCCTACGTCCAGCAGATGCACTCCGCCTGGTTCGCCTTCCGTGCCTTCGGCCGCCCCCGCCACCCCCGGCTGCGGGTCTGCTTCGCCCTGCTCGCCGGGCTCGCCCCGCTGCACGGGGAGCGGTTCGCCGCGCGCGGCGGCGACGACCACGTCCCGGCGGACCCGGGCGTCTTCGTGGAGACGTCCTCCTACGGCCCGACCGCCGTCGAGGCCGTGGTCCGCGCCCTCGGCGTGGACGCCGTCGTCCAGGGCACCGACCGCCCCTACGCCGAACCCCCGCAACAGCCCGGCTTCGGCCTGGGCGGGGCGGCGGCGTACGCCTTCCGCATCGCCAACCCGCGGCGACTGCTCACCGGCACGGAAAGCTGA
- a CDS encoding ABC transporter ATP-binding protein produces MIRFDAVRKSYPNGTTAVDNLSLELAEGGITVLVGPSGCGKTTTLRMINRMVEPTSGTVSLRGRDIRDVNAPELRRGIGYVIQHAGLFPHRTILDNIATVPLLLGWGKKKARTRAAELLELVGLPAEMARRYPNQLSGGQQQRVGVARALGADPPVLLMDEPFSAVDPIVRAELQDEFIRLQKELHKTIVFVTHDIDEAIKLGDNIAVFRTGGRLAQFDTPERLLAAPADDFVADFVGHDRGIRRLSFVDAAELPLRDGPVLPATAAVAEARAADAPWVLVVDGARRPLGWAATAALPADGTLEDAPLTPLGHTFSLVGDSARAALDSALLSPARLAVAVDAEGAVAGVADAHELSTAVNEPAPATTRAAVDDE; encoded by the coding sequence TTGATCAGGTTCGATGCGGTGAGAAAAAGTTATCCCAACGGCACGACAGCGGTGGACAACCTGTCGCTGGAGCTGGCCGAGGGTGGCATCACGGTTCTGGTCGGTCCTTCCGGCTGCGGCAAGACCACCACCCTGCGCATGATCAACCGCATGGTCGAGCCGACCTCCGGCACGGTGAGCCTGCGCGGCCGGGACATCCGGGATGTCAACGCGCCCGAGCTGCGCCGGGGCATCGGCTATGTCATCCAGCACGCGGGACTCTTCCCGCACCGCACCATCCTGGACAACATAGCCACCGTTCCGCTGCTGCTGGGCTGGGGCAAGAAGAAGGCGCGGACGCGGGCGGCGGAACTCCTCGAACTGGTGGGCCTGCCCGCCGAGATGGCGCGGCGCTACCCGAACCAGCTCTCCGGCGGACAGCAGCAGCGCGTCGGCGTGGCCAGGGCGCTGGGCGCCGACCCGCCGGTGCTCCTGATGGACGAGCCGTTCAGCGCGGTCGACCCGATCGTGCGCGCGGAGCTGCAGGACGAGTTCATCCGGCTGCAGAAGGAACTGCACAAGACGATCGTGTTCGTCACCCATGACATCGACGAGGCGATCAAACTCGGCGACAACATCGCCGTGTTCCGGACCGGCGGCAGACTCGCCCAGTTCGACACCCCCGAGCGGCTGCTCGCCGCTCCCGCCGACGACTTCGTGGCCGACTTCGTGGGCCACGACCGGGGCATCCGCCGGCTCTCCTTCGTCGACGCGGCCGAACTCCCGCTGCGCGACGGCCCCGTGCTGCCGGCCACGGCAGCCGTCGCCGAGGCTCGGGCGGCCGACGCGCCCTGGGTGCTGGTCGTCGACGGGGCCCGCCGGCCCCTCGGCTGGGCCGCCACCGCCGCACTGCCGGCCGACGGCACCCTCGAAGACGCGCCGCTGACCCCGCTCGGCCACACCTTCAGCCTGGTCGGCGACTCCGCCCGCGCCGCCCTCGACTCGGCCCTGCTGTCCCCGGCCCGGCTCGCCGTCGCCGTCGACGCCGAGGGCGCGGTCGCCGGGGTCGCCGACGCGCACGAACTGTCCACGGCCGTGAACGAGCCGGCCCCCGCCACCACCCGGGCGGCGGTGGACGATGAGTGA
- a CDS encoding ABC transporter substrate-binding protein, whose product MYRGAAFGLITALTLTACGGGGGDSDDNPLAGGGDSGGGKSIVVGSANFPENQLLAEIYSQALESKGLDVTRKFDIGAREVYYDQVVKGGINVFPEYNGALLTVAVDKNSTATSTADINAELKEKLPSSVEILDSAAAEDKDSVTVTAEVAAKYNLKTLADLKPVAGKLTLGAGSEFKTRTQGGVGLEKVYGIKFGKFQPLDAGAQTTLVKLLKDDKVQAANLYTTDPAIVADKLVVLQDPKNLFASQNVTPLVYKDAVNDKAKEALNAVSAKLTTEDLLEMMKKLVNDKEDADTVAKDWLSSAGLVS is encoded by the coding sequence ATGTACCGAGGCGCCGCGTTCGGCCTGATCACCGCGCTCACGCTGACCGCCTGCGGCGGTGGCGGCGGTGACAGCGACGACAACCCGCTGGCCGGCGGCGGTGACAGCGGCGGCGGCAAGTCCATCGTCGTCGGTTCCGCGAACTTCCCCGAGAACCAGCTGCTCGCCGAGATCTACTCGCAGGCACTGGAGAGCAAGGGCCTGGACGTGACGCGGAAATTCGACATCGGGGCCCGCGAGGTCTATTACGACCAGGTCGTCAAGGGCGGTATCAACGTCTTCCCCGAGTACAACGGCGCCCTGCTGACGGTGGCGGTCGACAAGAACAGCACCGCGACCAGCACCGCCGACATCAACGCCGAACTGAAGGAGAAACTCCCCTCGTCGGTGGAGATCCTCGACTCCGCCGCCGCCGAGGACAAGGACTCGGTGACGGTCACCGCGGAGGTCGCGGCCAAGTACAACCTGAAGACCCTCGCCGACCTCAAGCCGGTCGCGGGCAAGCTCACGCTCGGCGCCGGGTCGGAGTTCAAGACCCGCACCCAGGGCGGCGTCGGCCTGGAGAAGGTCTACGGCATCAAGTTCGGGAAGTTCCAGCCGCTCGACGCGGGCGCCCAGACGACCCTGGTGAAGCTGCTCAAGGACGACAAGGTGCAGGCCGCCAACCTGTACACCACCGACCCCGCCATCGTCGCCGACAAGCTGGTGGTCCTTCAGGACCCGAAGAACCTCTTCGCCTCGCAGAACGTCACGCCCCTCGTCTACAAGGACGCGGTGAACGACAAGGCGAAGGAGGCGCTCAACGCCGTCTCCGCGAAGCTCACCACCGAGGACCTGCTGGAGATGATGAAGAAGCTCGTCAACGACAAGGAGGACGCCGACACCGTCGCCAAGGACTGGCTGTCGTCCGCCGGTCTCGTGAGCTGA
- a CDS encoding ABC transporter permease, with product MNDFLNQMELVGDWLTSSAQWHGDEGIPQRLVEHLTYSGLSLLFAALIGLVFGLLVGHTGRGAFAVATVANLARAIPTFGLVVLVVTLAGLSTAPVLVALVALAVPPILINTFEGVRGVDPATRDAARGVGMTEWEVLIRVEVPMALPLILLGLRVAAIQVVATATVAAYPGLGGLGRYIVDGLSRNDYELVIGGSAVVVALALVVQIVFTALRRVVVSPGLRVSASKS from the coding sequence GTGAACGACTTCCTGAACCAGATGGAACTGGTGGGGGACTGGCTGACGTCCTCCGCGCAGTGGCACGGCGACGAGGGCATCCCGCAACGGCTGGTGGAGCACCTCACCTACAGCGGACTGTCGTTGCTGTTCGCGGCCCTCATCGGGCTGGTGTTCGGCCTGCTCGTCGGGCACACCGGCCGGGGCGCCTTCGCCGTGGCCACCGTGGCGAACCTGGCCCGCGCGATCCCCACCTTCGGCCTGGTCGTCCTCGTCGTCACCCTCGCCGGGCTCAGCACCGCTCCCGTCCTGGTCGCCCTGGTCGCGCTCGCGGTACCGCCGATCCTCATCAACACCTTCGAGGGCGTACGGGGTGTGGACCCCGCCACCCGGGACGCGGCCCGCGGGGTCGGCATGACCGAGTGGGAGGTCCTGATCCGGGTCGAGGTGCCGATGGCGCTGCCGCTGATCCTGCTGGGGCTGCGGGTCGCCGCGATCCAGGTCGTGGCCACCGCGACCGTCGCCGCCTACCCCGGACTCGGCGGCCTCGGCCGCTACATCGTCGACGGGCTCTCCCGCAACGACTACGAGCTGGTCATCGGCGGCTCCGCGGTCGTCGTCGCCCTCGCGCTCGTCGTCCAGATCGTGTTCACCGCGCTGCGCCGCGTCGTCGTCTCGCCGGGCCTGCGGGTCTCGGCGTCGAAGTCCTGA
- a CDS encoding MurR/RpiR family transcriptional regulator codes for MTDAVGSEGPGTAGTAARLQQLFEGRRLTPTQRRIAHCLVRQAADAPYLSSVELARLAGVSQPSVTRFAVALGFDGYPALRDRLRAVAPTGHEHDNGGRPANPYQRAVRAEIDHLTQLASLLTDPGPVERAGRLLAASRPLPVLGLRASGAPARGFAYFAAKVHTDVRLLDEGGSLLADRIDAARRAGASALLCFALPRHPRELLDALAHARAAGLTVVTVADGTFAPVAAHSDLLLPAAVGTGLVFDTVSAPMLLGQVLLEAMCDALPDAQARLEEFDARAAARGLFVD; via the coding sequence ATGACGGACGCTGTCGGCAGCGAAGGACCCGGCACGGCCGGCACCGCCGCACGGCTGCAGCAGCTCTTCGAGGGGCGCCGGCTCACCCCGACCCAGCGCCGTATCGCACACTGCCTGGTACGGCAGGCCGCGGACGCGCCCTATCTGTCGAGTGTGGAACTGGCCCGGCTGGCCGGGGTCAGCCAGCCCTCGGTGACCCGCTTCGCGGTCGCCCTCGGCTTCGACGGCTATCCGGCCCTGCGCGACCGGTTGCGGGCGGTCGCACCCACCGGGCACGAGCACGACAACGGCGGGCGGCCGGCCAACCCGTACCAGCGGGCCGTGCGGGCCGAGATCGACCATCTGACACAGCTGGCGTCCCTGCTCACCGACCCGGGACCCGTCGAACGCGCGGGCCGGCTGCTCGCCGCCTCCCGGCCGCTGCCGGTGCTCGGGCTGCGCGCCTCCGGCGCCCCGGCGCGCGGCTTCGCCTACTTCGCGGCGAAGGTCCACACCGACGTACGGCTGCTCGACGAGGGCGGCTCCCTGCTCGCCGACCGCATCGACGCGGCCCGGCGGGCCGGTGCGAGCGCGCTGCTGTGCTTCGCGCTGCCCCGCCATCCGCGCGAACTCCTCGACGCCCTCGCCCACGCCCGCGCCGCCGGGCTCACGGTGGTGACGGTCGCCGACGGCACCTTCGCCCCGGTCGCCGCCCACAGCGATCTGCTGCTGCCCGCCGCCGTCGGCACCGGCCTGGTCTTCGACACCGTCAGCGCCCCCATGCTGCTGGGGCAGGTCCTGCTGGAGGCGATGTGCGACGCCCTCCCGGACGCCCAGGCCCGTCTGGAGGAGTTCGACGCGCGGGCCGCCGCGCGCGGGCTGTTCGTCGACTGA
- a CDS encoding protein kinase domain-containing protein: protein MSLGLLGSGGMGRVYLARPADGGPDLVAVKVIRPEYAEDVRFRRRFEQEAAVHGRVRTARMPRLAGTGFRDELLWMATEYLPGLDLAAAVHEDGPLSAVAVRRLVVELGQALADLSAAGIVHRDLKPSNVLLSARGAHVIDFGIAKAADASAITGTGNRVGTPAYMSPEYLRTGSCDTASDVFSLACTLVYAATGSAPFGDGTGVDVMHRVAFEEPNQQVLAEIAATDSALASLLTACLAKEPGRRPTPAQLIGSVPAGAAGEAADWPEPLGGRVLARQRAYETLSRLPLEQPRPVPPVKAPDPAGAAPDPSADASARPARPVASPAGSRRRRRVLIGAAGAALCATAAGAVVLTLLSPATTTASPQRGATASTEALPDDGVPRASASTRSNGADADPDGGSGVSEVSGEDDRPTAVAADDTPRPDASAPGTGDTDDDPHTDSSAPAPRTSAPPETEPTPTETPGEPATPAWLTDCGYYYGNGRTRLGDTGKRVLQVQCMLSKRGYGLGGGGVDGEFDSGTEAAVRSFQQDKGLLVTDGVVRPRVWRVLRSAE from the coding sequence GTGTCGCTGGGGCTGCTCGGCAGCGGCGGGATGGGGCGCGTCTATCTGGCGCGCCCCGCGGACGGCGGACCCGATCTCGTCGCGGTGAAGGTGATCAGGCCCGAGTACGCGGAGGACGTCCGGTTCCGCCGCCGGTTCGAGCAGGAGGCGGCGGTCCACGGCCGGGTGCGTACCGCGCGCATGCCGCGCCTGGCCGGTACGGGCTTCCGGGACGAGCTGCTGTGGATGGCCACCGAGTATCTCCCGGGGCTCGATCTGGCGGCGGCCGTGCACGAGGACGGACCGCTGTCGGCCGTCGCCGTACGGCGGCTGGTGGTGGAGCTCGGGCAGGCGCTGGCCGATCTGTCCGCCGCAGGGATCGTGCACCGGGACCTGAAGCCGTCCAATGTCCTGCTGTCCGCCCGGGGCGCGCATGTCATCGACTTCGGTATCGCCAAGGCCGCCGACGCCAGCGCGATCACCGGCACGGGCAACCGGGTCGGCACCCCGGCCTACATGTCGCCCGAGTACCTGCGGACGGGCTCGTGCGACACCGCGTCGGACGTGTTCTCGCTGGCCTGCACCCTGGTCTACGCGGCGACCGGCAGCGCCCCGTTCGGCGACGGCACCGGTGTGGACGTCATGCACCGGGTGGCCTTCGAGGAGCCCAACCAGCAGGTCCTCGCCGAGATCGCGGCGACCGACAGCGCGCTCGCCTCGCTGCTGACCGCCTGCCTGGCCAAGGAACCGGGCCGGCGGCCGACTCCCGCGCAGCTGATCGGGAGCGTCCCGGCCGGCGCGGCGGGCGAGGCTGCGGACTGGCCCGAGCCGCTGGGCGGCCGGGTGCTGGCCCGGCAGCGAGCGTACGAGACGCTGTCCCGTCTGCCGCTCGAACAGCCTCGCCCCGTCCCGCCGGTGAAGGCCCCGGACCCGGCCGGCGCGGCGCCGGACCCCTCCGCCGACGCCTCGGCCCGGCCGGCGCGGCCGGTTGCGTCGCCCGCCGGGAGCAGACGCAGACGGCGGGTACTGATCGGTGCCGCCGGCGCGGCTCTCTGCGCGACGGCCGCGGGTGCCGTCGTGCTCACCCTGCTGAGCCCCGCCACCACCACGGCCTCGCCGCAGCGGGGTGCGACGGCGTCCACCGAAGCGCTGCCGGACGACGGTGTCCCCCGGGCCTCGGCGTCCACCCGGTCGAACGGCGCGGACGCCGACCCGGACGGCGGATCGGGGGTCTCGGAGGTCTCCGGCGAGGACGACCGGCCCACCGCCGTCGCCGCCGACGACACCCCCCGGCCGGACGCGTCCGCCCCCGGCACCGGCGACACCGACGACGACCCGCACACCGACTCCTCCGCGCCCGCCCCCCGGACCAGCGCGCCCCCGGAGACCGAGCCGACCCCCACCGAGACACCCGGCGAACCCGCCACCCCGGCCTGGCTCACGGACTGCGGGTACTACTACGGCAACGGCCGCACCCGTCTGGGCGACACCGGCAAACGCGTCCTCCAGGTGCAGTGCATGCTCTCCAAGCGCGGCTACGGCCTCGGGGGCGGCGGTGTGGACGGCGAGTTCGACTCCGGGACGGAGGCCGCGGTGCGCAGCTTCCAGCAGGACAAGGGGCTGCTGGTCACGGACGGCGTCGTACGGCCGCGGGTCTGGAGGGTGTTGCGCTCGGCGGAGTGA
- a CDS encoding ABC transporter permease, whose translation MSDGEPLIRWQWIADHTAELAEYTGIHLRLGLLPVLFGLIISVPLGILCHRWRWLYPPVLTVSNILYSIPSLALFMIFVRYTGLTEQTVMIPLTLYTLSVLVPNVVDGLASVPEPVRLAATAMGFGTVRRVVQVELPIAVPVVIAGVRVAAVSSISLVAVGQLIGQGGLGYYITRGLQLDFPTPIVTAIVLIMLLALATDALLVLAQRLLTPWSRNKVRSA comes from the coding sequence ATGAGTGACGGCGAACCGCTGATCCGGTGGCAGTGGATAGCCGACCACACCGCCGAACTCGCCGAGTACACCGGCATCCATCTCCGACTCGGCCTGCTGCCGGTGCTGTTCGGCCTGATCATCTCCGTACCGCTCGGCATCCTCTGCCACCGCTGGCGCTGGCTCTACCCGCCCGTGCTGACCGTGTCGAACATCCTGTACTCGATCCCGTCGCTCGCGCTGTTCATGATCTTCGTCCGCTACACCGGACTGACCGAACAGACCGTGATGATCCCGCTGACGCTCTACACCCTGTCGGTGCTGGTGCCCAACGTGGTCGACGGACTCGCCTCGGTCCCCGAACCGGTCCGGCTCGCGGCCACCGCGATGGGCTTCGGCACCGTACGCCGGGTCGTCCAGGTCGAGTTGCCGATCGCCGTCCCCGTCGTCATCGCCGGTGTACGCGTCGCCGCCGTGTCGTCCATCAGCCTCGTCGCCGTGGGACAGCTGATCGGACAGGGCGGCCTCGGCTACTACATCACCCGCGGCCTCCAGCTCGACTTCCCCACCCCCATCGTCACCGCGATCGTCCTGATCATGCTGCTCGCGCTGGCCACCGACGCGCTGCTGGTCCTGGCGCAGCGGCTGCTCACCCCGTGGTCCCGGAACAAGGTGAGGTCGGCGTGA